A genomic stretch from Podarcis muralis chromosome W, rPodMur119.hap1.1, whole genome shotgun sequence includes:
- the LOC144326320 gene encoding uncharacterized protein LOC144326320 produces MAVIKINPIHNGTLEWKDGALVEDVKVSTHSSTDFILGNHLSKRKRDKILNGDYVDMFTLLPPAQMKGKGGKRRYYGKKRYRTPRAERTFENWLNGYQVFMGIVSGCYPKRGLHLASYLAHVRRARELAGDEAAISYDEDFRRNASLLSSTRWDQRDNNYWMEHVGPNIEKKPSDQAKPGKVDAKRRRQCWDFNRGACQRTSCRYLHECDKCLGSHPAINCFKGKQQPFRGAGVTSTRETGVPPPVLQDLPRDQQGIATNLSLDLAFSPIKLQPLRTLLNLYPNRQAALLLGEGFSQGFRIPVLSTPSSNCPPNQKSVLERPDIAMKKIQKEIVAGRVAGPFPVPPIDQLHISPLGIVPKKAPGEFRMIHNLSYPKGSSVNDAIPQEMCTVKYASFDQAVRLVRSFGRGAFMAKCDIESAFRLLPVHPEDYRWLGFKFQGAYFIDKAMPMGCSISCTAFETFSTFLEWALKFKTGSGGVGHYLDDFILVASNANDCKALLQAFKALAEELGVPLANEKTEGPVTTMTYLGIELDTMAQTSRLPSEKLVAVKELISQILPLRKITLKQIQSLLGHLNFACRVVSPGRPFCGRLVKLSAGLRSPHHRVRLSKAVKADLQVWLQFLDGYNGISLWQDSMALLADFQVHSDAAGSLGFGVYFRGINR; encoded by the coding sequence atggccgtaataaagatcaatccaattcATAACGGGACCCTGGAATGGAAAGACGGGGCGCTAGTTGAAGATGTAAAAGTTTCAACTCATTCTTCGACTGACTTTATCTTGGGTAATCACCTCTCTAAGAGGAAAAGGGATAAGATTCTGAACGGGGATTACGTAGATATGTTTACGTTGCTGCCGCCGGCTCAAATGaagggcaaagggggaaaaaggagGTATTATGGTAAGAAAAGATACAGGACTCCGCGGGCGGAGCGCACATTTGAGAACTGGCTTAACGGCtaccaggttttcatggggatagTTTCGGGATGTTATCCAAAACGTGGGTTGCACCTTGCATCTTATCTGGCTCATGTGAGAAGGGCGCGTGAATTAGCTGGAGATGAGGCCGCGATATCGTACGATGAGGATTTTCGTAGGAACGCCTCCCTTTTGTCCTCAACGCGCTGGGATCAGAGGGATAACAACTACTGGATGGAGCATGTGGGGCCTAACATCGAAAAGAAACCTAGTGACCAAGCAAAACCCGGTAAGGTAGACGCTAAGCGTCGTAGGCAATGCTGGGACTTCAATAGAGGAGCCTGCCAGCGCACCTCCTGTAGGTACTTGCACGAATGCGATAAATGTTTAGGCAGCCACCCGGCCATCAACTGCTTCAAGGGTAAGCAACAGCCCTTTCGGGGGGCAGGGGTCACCTCCACCAGGGAAACCGGGGTGCCCCCTCCAGTGCTGCAGGACCTGCCCAGGGATCAACAGGGAATCGCTACTAACTTGTCCCTCGACTTAGCTTTCTCCCCGATTAAGCTTCAACCCCTTAGAACACTGTTAAACCTGTATCCTAATAGACAAGCCGCccttttgttgggggaggggttTTCACAAGGGTTCAGAATTCCAGTTCTCTCCACCCCCAGTTCCAATTGCCCTCCCAATCAGAAATCAGTATTAGAGAGACCCGACATCGCTATGAAAAAGATCCAGAAAGAAATTGTAGCGGGGAGGGTCGCTGGACCTTTCCCTGTGCCTCCCATTGATCAGCTACATATTTCACCGCTGGGCATTGTCCCAAAAAAGGCCCCTGGGGAATTCCGGATGATACACAACCTTTCTTACCCCAAGGGTTCTTCAGTCAATGATGCTATCCCTCAGGAAATGTGCACGGTGAAGTATGCTTCTTTCGACCAAGCGGTGAGGTTGGTCCGGAGTTTTGGGAGGGGCGCCTTTATGGCAAAATGTGACATCGAATCAGCATTCCGCCTTCTCCCTGTCCACCCAGAGGACTACCGATGGTTAGGCTTTAAATTCCAGGGCGCCTATTTCATCGATAAAGCGATGCCTATGGGGTGCTCGATCTCTTGCACCGCTTTTGAGACTTTTAGCACCTTCCTGGAATGGGCACTGAAGTTCAAAACCGGCTCCGGAGGGGTGGGGCATTACTtggatgattttattttggtggcAAGTAATGCAAATGACTGCAAGGCCCTGCTGCAAGCCTTCAAGGCCTTGGCCGAGGAGCTGGGTGTCCCTTTAGCAAATGAGAAGACGGAGGGCCCCGTCACCACGATGACCTATCTGGGCATTGAACTTGACACAATGGCCCAAACTTCTCGCCTACCCTCCGAGAAGCTGGTGGCCGTAAAGGAGCTTATTTCCCAGATATTGCCCCTGAGGAAGATCACCCTTAAACAAATTCAATCACTCTTGGGTCACCTCAACTTTGCTTGCCGCGTGGTGTCCCCCGGTCGCCCCTTTTGTGGTCGGTTGGTGAAGCTATCAGCAGGTCTAAGGTCGCCACACCATAGGGTCCGCCTATCAAAGGCGGTAAAAGCGGATCTCCAGGTCTGGCTGCAATTCTTAGACGGCTACAACGGGATTTCACTTTGGCAAGATAGCATGGCTCTGCTAGCGGATTTCCAGGTGCATTCGGACGCAGCAGGTTCCTTGGGTTTCGGTGTTTACTTCAGAG